In the genome of Aigarchaeota archaeon, the window GAGGTCCATACCGGTCGACTTCAACGACCTGATAATGTTCGATGAGGAGCTGTCTCATAGAATAGTTAACGAGCCCTTGACCTATCTACCGATACTCAGCAGAGCAGCTTACAAGCAACTCCAAATAGAGAGCCCAGAGTACGCCTCAAAGATAACGAACTTCTACGCAAGGGTTCACAACTTACCGGTCGTAACTCCGATACGGGAGATAAGGTCGGCGCATCTGAGGAAGCTGATAATGGTTGACGGTATAGTTGTAAGGGCGACGGTCGTTAAGCCGATGTTGGACGTTGGTGTCTTTCAGTGTAGATACTGTGGCGAAAAGTATAGAGTACCTCAAAACAACGCGCCTAGATTAAAGCAGCCAGAAAGATGCGCAAGCCCCCAGTGTAGAGGAAAGAGGCCTGCGTTTGAGCTAGTGCAGGAAGATTCAGAGTTTGTGGACTACCAAGTAATCGGCGTTCAAGAAAAACCCGAGGACCTACCACCGGGTCAGCTACCCAGGGTTATAGAAGTGAGATTACGAGACGATCTGGTGGACAGAGCAAGGCCGGGAGACAGGGTCCTAATAACGAGCATACTCCTCTCAGCCCAAGAAAGAACGGGTGAAGCCCCCCTAAGGACCTTCAAGTCATACTTAGATGCCGTTTGGGTTGAGACAGTAAGTAAAGAACCTGAATCCCTTCAAATAACTCCAGAAGAAGAGGAGCTGTTTAAGCAGATGGCTCAAGACCCGCTAATATACAACAAGATAACGGACTCGTTGGCACCAAGCATCTACGGGCTTGAGCATGTAAAGGAGGCCACAATGCTGCTCCTCTTCGGTGGTAGGACAAAGGTCTTCCCAGATGGTGTAAAAGTTAGGGGAGACGTTAACATTCTACTAGTCGGAGATCCAGGAACGGCAAAGAGCGCTCTGCTACAATACGTAGCCAACATAGCGCCGAGAGGCCTTTACACGTCGGGAAGGGGCACGACAGCAGCTGGCTTAACCGCCGCAGTCATCAGGGAGCAAGGCGGCGGCATGGTGCTCGAGGCTGGTGCAACCGTCCTCGCGGACATGGGAGTGTGCTGTATAGACGAGATAGATAAAATGAAGCCCGAGGATAGGGTAGCTCTGCACGAAGTGATGGCACAGCAGACGGTGAGCATAGCAAAGGGTGGCATAGTGGCGACGCTTAATGCAAGAACTTCTATCCTAGCGGCCGCTAACCCTGCACTGGGTAGGTACGACCCATACATGTCTTTCACGGACAACGTCAACCTGCCCGTGACACTACTGTCTAGGTTCGATCTCATATTCGTGTTGAGGGACGAGCCAAATGTAGAGCAAGATAGAAAAGTATCCTCACACATACTCGCGCTCCACTCTACAGGTAGCCCGACCGTCGCGCCACCGATAAAGCCAGAGATACTGAAGAAATACATAGCGTACGCGAAAAGGGTGAACCCTGAACTCACGCCCGGAGCGTTAAAGATCTTAGAAGACTTCTACCTGCAGATGAGGTCAGTCTACGAGAAGACCTCTACGGTCACGATAACCGCAAGACAACTAGAATCTTTGATAAGGCTCGCCGAAGCGAGGGCTAGGGTAGCGCTAAGGGACAAGGTAACTGAGGAGGATGCCGGCGCTGTCGTCCTATTAATGAAGAGAAGCCTGCAAGAAGTAGGTATAGACGTCAAGACGGGAAAGCCGGACATAGACGTCATCATGACAGGAAAGCCGAAGAGTGTTAGGGACAAGCTTGCTGTCGTCTTGAATACGATAAAGGAGTTCGAGGAAAGGAAAGGGGTTGCAGAGGAAGAAGAGCTGAAGGCTGCCCTAGTAGAAAACGGGCTGAGCGAGCCTGAGATAAACAGGATATTAAGCTGGTTGATAACTGAAGGGAAAGTTTATACACCGAAGCCGGGTTGTTATAAGGTCGCGTGAAGTTTTTGAAAAGCCCTTGGTGCAATCCATGCTCATAACGGACCTACCAATACCGGACTATCTTAAGTCAAACCTATTGAAAGCCGGGATAAGGGAGCTCTATCCACCGCAAGCTGAAGCTATAAAAAGGAACGTCTTAAGCGGAAAGAACCTCATCCTGGCGACACCGACTGCCAGCGGAAAGACTCTGGTAGCCATCCTCGCCGCTTCGATTCACCTCGCAAAAGGTGGCAAAGTGATGTACCTCACGCCGCTTAGAGCACTGACGTCAGAAAAGCTGCATGAGTTCAAAACGTTGCTAGCTTCTGGAGAAGGTGGAAGGATAAAGGTAGCGGCAACGTCAGGTGATTATGATAGCGAAGACAGATGGCTTGCCGACTACGACGTCATAATATGTACAAACGAGAAGGCCGACAGCCTCTTGAGACATGGTGCAGAATGGGTGAGGGACGTGTCGCTACTAATAGTTGACGAGGTTCATGTCATAGGCGAGCCGGAAAGAGGTCCTACGCTTGAAGTCGTATTGACGAGACTCAGGGATATGTCACCGAGAGCACAGATCCTTTCACTTAGCGCGACTATAAGGAATGCAGAAGAACTAGCGGACTGGCTGGGTTCCGAATGTGTGGTGAGTGAATGGAGGCCCGTTCCGCTCAGAGAGGCGGTTTACTTCGAAGGTAAGCTGGAGTTTAATGATGGTGACCTCAAGCTGAAAAACTACGAGTCAGACCCGACACTTAACGTGGCTATATGGACGGTTATGGAAGGTGGCCAGGCACTGATATTCGCGCTATCCAGAAGGAAGGCAGAAAGCCTGGCGGAAAAAGCGGCCGCTGCTTTGAGTAGACATCCAGAGTGCATTAACTATGAAGAGGCCGAGATGCTTAGAAGGTTTGCTGAAGATATGATGAGTGAAGGTGATCGCTCCAGCTTCACGGAGAGGCTTGTCGGTCTCACGGTCAGGGGAAGCGCTTTCCATCATGCTGGCCTTGGTTACAAGCACCGACAGATAATCGAGGAGGCCTTTAGGAGCAGGTGCCTGAAAATACTTTGTGCAACCCCCACACTCGCCGCCGGCGTAAACCTTCCGGCAAGAACTGTAATAATTCCGGAGCTTTGGAGGTACGAGCCGACGTACGGTATGCAGTACATATCCGTCATGGAATACAAACAATTTTCAGGAAGGGCAGGAAGGCCGAGATACGACGACGTAGGATATGCAGTGAGCATAGCAAGAAAAGAGGTGGAGCGCGAGATGATATTTAGTAGGTACATAATGGGATTGCCCGAAAAGATTTACTCGAGGCTCTCGAGCGAAAGACACATCAGGATGCAAACTTTAGCGTTGGTAGCCACGAGGGCTGCCGAGAGTGTAAAGGAGCTACTCAGTTTTTTCGAAAAGACATTCTTCGGATACCAATACGGCGTTATCGGCGTGAAAGACAAGATCATACGGGCCATAGATTTCTTAGACAAGCACAACATGGTAGAGGTTGTCGAGGGCGTGTTAAGTGTCACGAAACTTGGTAAGAGAGTATCGGAACTTTACATCGACCCGCTGACTGCCGTTAGGCTCGTAGAGGCGATGAAAGCCGAGGTAAGGAAGATAACGACGGTAACGCTCCTTCAGATGCTCTGCATGACACCAGACATCCCTTCAATACCTATGGCCAGGGTTTCACTCGATAAGCTTGCCAACTACTACGAGAAGCACAAAGAAGAGCTGCTCATTAAACCGCCGGATCCTGAAGAAGAACCAGAGGCCTACGAAGCTTATCTTGAGAGCCTAAAGAACGTTATGGTCCTGGAGGGCTGGGTGAACGAAGTGAGCGAAGGCGACATGTACGAGAATTTTGGCGTCGAGCCAGGAGACCTCGCAGCCCTCAGGGAGAGGGCGGAATGGGTCTGCTACTCGGCGCATCAGATAGCGAACGTCATAAGGGCTACCAGCTTCATAAGTCCGTTGCGCGTGATGACCGAGAGGCTGAGGCATGGCGTAAGGGAAGAGTTGATACCGCTGGCGAGGCTCGAGGGCATAGGAAGGGTCAGGGCGAGGGCACTCTACAGCAAGGGCTTCAGGAGCGTGGAGGACCTGAAGAGGGCGAGCGTAAACGATCTTATGTCTGTGCCTGGCATAGGGCCTCAGATAGCGCGCAGGATAAAGGAGCAGCTCGGCGAGTTTCCCTAAAATTAGTTCAGCACCTTAGGAAAAATTTTTTCGGCGTGCTGAACTAATTGAGTGTACGAGCGTACCATAGGTGGATCGTCGCAAAAAGTTTTGTATTTTATTCAGCTACTGCAGCCATCATCATACTCTCAGTGTACCTCAATCTCATCATCGACTACAATGTTTGGCTTCGGGATATTTATGGATTAACGGCAAGGGTGTATGCCTTCAAAGCTCGCTGAAGACCTTCTCCGCGAAAGCATAAACCGAAGACTCCTGCATAGGTTCCACGGAGCCGGGCCTAAGCTTTCTGATTTTTTCTATAGCCTCGTTCGGATAAACCCTCTCCGAGGCGACAAAATATGCTGCGATGACAGTTCCAGTTCTTCCTAAGCCTGCTGCACAGTGCACAGCCGTAGGCCTACCTGCCCTTATGTTTGACAGTATGAAGTTGACACACTTCTCAAGGTCTTCAACGCTCGGAGGTTCGTGGTCCTCCATGGGCACGTGCATGTAAACGATGTCGGTCGATTCCAACCATTCGTTCGGAAGCGGACTCTCTGTTAAGCTAAGCAGAGCCCTTATGCCCTGCTCGTATAGCCACATGACCTGAGACCTCGACACAGGCCTACCGCATGCTGCAAGCATGTTATCGACCCAGCTGAAGTTGTAAGGCCTGTCAAGCAGGAGCCCCCTGAGCCTTCTATAAGCCTCGCCTATGCTGCTCATAGTTCCCGCCCTTCGGATTGGGTAGAAAAGGTCTAAGCCTAGCTAAGAGTTCTTCGGTAACTTGGCTTGGCGGCTTCGTACCGTCCACCAGTATCAACTCGCCCGCATCCACCATGTCTAGGTACACTTTCCTAACAGCTTCCAAGAGCTCGAGCTTCTCGAACTTACTCCTCGGCCTCTTTATCCTAGAGAGCGCAAGCCTCGGCTCCACGTCTAATAGGAAGGCCACATCCGGCTTCGGCGCGAATTTGTTGATAATCCTTACCCAGTCCACGTCGCCGAGCATGGCACCTTGGTATGCTATTGAAGAATGTACGTACCTATCAGAGACGATCACGTGACCTTTCTTCAAACCAGGCTCTATAACTCTCCTAACGTGCTCTACCCTATCTGCTGCGAAGAGGAGCGCCTCCAAGGCTGGTGAGGCTGCAGAGCCCAGCTTGCTTAACAGCTTTCCCACGCCGGTAGATGTTGGCTCGCTAGTGTACCTTGCAGCATAGCCGTTTTTCTTAAGCCATTTGACGACGGCTTTTGATTGCGTGGTCTTACCCGCGCCGTCTATGCCTTCTACCGCTATTAAAACCCCTCTATTCATACGACGACCCGATGTATCCTACCTACCAAGCCTTTTAAACTAAGCGCATGCTCTATCGACTTCTATACTTCGCCTGCTACGGTCCTCAACCGTTCGCTCGGCTATGCGGATAATCTGTCGCTCTAAAAGAGAGCCAGCTGGTCAATTAAAAAATCGCGAATATGTTAAGAAAATAATAGCATAAGCATCATAAATTTAGGCCTTTAAGGTTTATATATTAAGTCTAAATGTGAAAATATAATGTCAAATTTGTTTAGTGAAGAGCAAGTAGAGCGTGTTTCGAGACTCTTTGAGGCCTTGGGTAATAAGACGAGGATCAAAATACTCCTGATGGTGGCCGAGAGTAAGAGGCCACTCCATATAAAGGCCGTCGCCAAAAGCCTGAAGATGGATTACGCGGCCACTTACAGGCACGTAAAGGCGCTAGAGGAGGCAGGTCTCGTAGAAATTTACGAGGTCGGAAGATCCAGGGTTCTGTCGCTCAAGAATCAGGAATGGCTCATGGACCTGCTTCTTAAAACTATTGAATCTATTCGCTCAAATAATTTTTCATAAATTGAACAATATATTGCAAAAAATGTCATATTGATTTTGTAGAAAAATTTTTATAACTAAATAAGCGGAATAAGATAAATTGCGAGGAGGCGAGCTCGTTTTGAATTCGAGGCACTGGGCCTTTGCGGTTATGATGGGGGCCTTAGGAAACGCTTTGGCGGCCCTGACTATCTTACCGACGATGGTTAAGCAGGTTGCACTAGATTTCTCCCTACTTCCAGCGATAATAGCGGGCATATACGGAGGCTGGGCGCTGGGTGGCCTGACGGGCTTCATAGCAGGAATCCTTCCGTCGATATGGTTTGGACCCCTTGGGAACCTTGGTCCCTTAGGTATCACGGCAAGTATCGGAAAGGCCATTATGGGGATCACGACGGGCCTACTGTCAAAGGCACTTAAGAGGTGGCTCGAGTCTAGGACTTGGCTCTACGTCCCGGTCATCGTTTTAGCCTTCTTACCGGAGGCTTTGTGGATATACCTCGTCTTCGCTGTGATGGTACCGCTCTTCCTGCCGGCAGCACCAGCCTTCCTGCCGGGCTTGTGGGCTCCGATACTTCTAAAGGGATTCTTTGAGATAGCCGTCATGGGATTCTTTACCGCAGCCCTAGCGGGCCATAACGGTTTCAAGAGCCAAATACTGTCCTTCCTGAGTCCATCAACACTACCTATCAGAAGAACCTGACAAACCTCACCTATTTTTTACTCAAAAATTGGTAGAAACTAAAGTTTAAGTAAACGTCTAAAAACATATTTGAGTAGTATGAAGGGTGAGGGACCGTCTAAGAGTTTGCTGGTAGCAGTAGCGGCAGTATTCGGAGGACTGGCCTCAGCTATCGCCATGCTTAGGTTAAGCTTTCCATTCCCGTTGCTGCCATACCTTAAGTTTGACTTAGCTGAACTCCCCGTTGTCTTTTCGTTCTTGGCATTCGGACCCTACTTAGGCCTACTGACGTCGGTGGTGCATTGGTTGGTGCTAACTATTGTAACTACAGGGGAGTGGCTTTGGCCGATAGGCCCGTTCATGAAGTTCTTGGCCGTCCTCTCCACCTTTGCAGGCATCTGGCTGGGCTCTAGACTATTCGTGAAATCCGGAGAACACGGTCTCGGCCTACTCCTATTGCGCATGGGCGTGCTTGCCGCCGTAGCTAGGGCTATTATCATGAGTGCAATAAATTACATATTATTAGTAGTAATAGTGCCCGAGTCTCTCGCTTTCGTTAACTACCTGCTATCGACAACTCTAGGTCTGAAGTTAGGCTCTGAGCTGGAGCTGATTTTGCTCGTTATGGCCCTTACTTCATTTTATAACGTAGCCCACGTAGCCCTCTCTTTGATACCGCCAGCCATCGTCGTTCAAAGGATAGAAAGGGTAGGCGCTTTTATCAGGATGGCCGGCAACTCTTGGATGGGAACGCTCATAAGAAGGACGCACAACCCGGGCGAATAATAGCTCATAAATACACGCGACGTACTCATAATCTGCCGGACATGTCCGGGGGCGGCGTAACCAGAATTAGCATATCCATACCGCCGGATCTGCTGAAAGAGCTGGACGATGTGCTCAAGAAGGTCGGCTACGACAGGTCAAAAGCTATACAGATAGCGATAAGGAACTTCCTGACCGAGTATAGGTGGACTCATGAATCTGGTGAGGTTGCTGGTGCCCTGATATTGCTATACGACCACAGGAGCAGAGGTGTTGAAGGGTCTTTGACAGACATACAACATGAGTATGGCAACATAATCACGTCCACGATGCATGTGCACCTCGACGAGGATAACTGCTTAGAGATAGTCGCGCTAAAAGGAAGCTCTAAGAGCATAAAGGAGCTTGTAGAACGGGTGATTAAGGAAAAGGGCGTAAAACAGCTCAAGCTGGCCCTTGTTGCCACGTAACCTTTATTTAGTTTAGCTCAACTGTTTCATGAGCTCATCCGCTACATCGAGTGCCTTTTTCATGATGTGCTCCGGTAACTTGCCGTCAGCGTACGCTTCCTTTGGTTCATCTTGGTCGATAATACTCGGCTCTTTACCAAAAGGTCTCACGACGTCTATGCCCAAGTCCACGTATCTAACGTACGTATCGTACATCTCTACCGGCGTGCATACGTTATAGTACTCGCCTTTGAGGTTACCGCTGAAAGAATAATACCTCGTGACCGTGTACATGCATTCTTTCCTGAGCTCCGTTATGGCATAATCTCCTGGCGATTTCGGCACGTTAAGACCGTCATAGACACCGCCCCCCAAAATTAACCTCCGGACCTTAACGACACCATCCCTCCTCCATATGACCTTAGCGGGACCCATGACGACGTTCCTTCCGTCCAACTTTGAGTGGACTATGCGTATAACGCTACCCAGCCTAGGTGTCAACTTTGACACATACTCTTTAAACGTCGCGTAAACCTTCTCTGGTTGGAGCAACCCCTCTTCAAGCAACTGCTCTATGAGAGATACCATCAAAGAAAGACTCTCGCTACCGGCTCTACAGAAGTGGTGCCATGGTACAGTATAGGTTACCTCACTTCTCAGTGTATCGAGTTCAAACTTCGCATTTAACGGAAAAGTTGCGATGAGTAAAATGTTCTCTTGAGAGTTCTCCACCTGCTTTGCTCTGCCGACGAATATCGCGGAAGGAACCTCCTTCTTTAACATGCTGATAAAATCCTCAACGTGTTCCCTCTTCCCTAATATTTTCACGGCATGCTTATCTTGTGTGTCGCTTATTACCACGTCGGGTGATTCTGTAGACCAAACTCCGAACCTTTCTTTTTGAGAGATTGTGGGTGAGGATATTTCATGTCCGTTCTTTAAAATAAGTCTCAGTAGTGCCGTAGAGTATATTCCCCTCACCATAACTTTCAATCATCCACTCACCGTTTGAGAGCAACGAGAATAACTCTTCCACATGCTGGCGCTTTAATAGCTACCGGTACTCGTCGAGAGTTCATTGCTGGGCAGCCCTTATCGTTTCCAGCAGAGACATAGCCATCCAAAGTTGTGTCCTCGTGAAGGGCGGCATGTTAGGGTCGGAGATTATCTCGTCAATTATCTCGATAGCGTTTGCCGCCCTTACAGCAGGTATGAACCTTTCGTCAAAAAGGGCATCGCTTGCAGACTTTGCGGCTCTCCTTATATTCCTAGGCGTACCTGTGTCGTTTGCTATGGACTCGAGTATCTGAACTATTTGTTGCCTTTTCGCCTCCCATGATTGTTTAGATTCTGACATTCGGGACACCCCGCCCTCTTCAGTTTAGGCATAAGTTTTTCCGCCTTCCCATGAATGGGAAGGCGGCATTTAAGAATTTCGTGTTAATGTTCTATTGAGATTTGCCTATGTTATATTCTTTGCGTATTCTACCAGCCCAAGCTCGGCAAGCTTTTCCGGCTTAGGTTTACCTTCCTTCGTCCATCCCCTTATACCGTAAAATTCGTCCAACATCCGTTCGAATTTTTCCATATCTACGACCTCGCCTTTCGAAGCACCGAAGGCTAGCGGCTCCTTGTACATCCTTTCTGGGAGGTAATCATCTTTCCTCGTTAAACCTTCTCTGATGTTGTAAAGTCTGACAAGGTTATTGATCCTTTCGCCTATCCTTCTGAGTTCTGCCGCATTTATGCCTGCTCCAGTGGCCATATTATATATCGCCGTTACACCATCCCATAACATCGGACCGATCGTTGGCAGGGAGTAAAACTTACACATTATCATGCTGTCGATAACTGCGTAAAAGTCCTCTTGTTCTGCGACGTACTCTGCGTGAGCGCTATACGATAATCTGTCTACTGTGACATCTGGCTTGAACGGGTGCTTCCCTGTCAGGTTCGGCCTGTAGGCTACATGCCTCAAGTGGCATGCGCCCCTTTGTGAGACAGCGTAAGCAAGAGCCACACCCTTCAAGCCCCTTGGGTCGTATCCTGGGAACTCCAATCCTTTTACATGAACTGCTATCTCAGGAACGCCTAGGGCCTTTGCGGCACTTCTTACACCCTCAGCGAGTATCTTTCCGATACCTCTTTTGAACGCTATGGCCTCTACTGCCCTAACGAGCGATGAACCATCTCCGAACTTAAGTTTTATGTCGTTCTCTTTGAGAAGGCCCCGCTCGGTCAAGTACATAGCGAAACCTACAACGTTTCCCAGCGTTATCGTGTCTAGTCCGTACAAGTTTGCAAGCTCGTTGGCCGCAGCGATTGCCGCCAGATCGTCTACTCCACAGAGTGGTCCCAGTGCATACAAAGTTTCGTACTCAGGGCCCTCCAGTATTATGGTTTTTCCTTCATAATCTACGACGGTATGCCTACCACAAGCTACTGGACACGCAAAGCACGTTATGTGCTTCTTCACTATAGTGCTGTTCATAGTCTCTGGTCCTACCTTTTCGTAACCGTCGAAGCTTCCACCCTGATAATATTTAGTTGATAACGAGCCCGTGCCTTGCGTTAAGGCCATTATGCCCGAGGTGCCGTACTTTGCAAGCGTGGTTAATGTATTTCTAGCCTTATTCGATACTTCCTTCCTCAACTCCTCGTATGCTTTCTCATCAGCCGGAGCCACCTCGAGCGTTCCTTTTATCACAATTCCCTTCAACCTCTTACTTCCCATAACGGCACCTCCTCCAGTCCTGCCGAAGAAGCCACCCCTCAAACCTTTAACGCTGTGCTGGTATACGCCATGGGCTATACATGCAAACTTGACTAGGTTTTCGCCCGCAGGTCCTATAACGGCTGTTTGTACCTTATCGCCGTGTTCTTTCCAAAGAGCCTTTTCGGTCTCTAATGTGTTCAGACCCCAAAGATCGGACGCATCACGTAGTTGGACTTCACCATCCTCAACGTAAAGATAGGCTGGTTTGCTCGATGCACCTTTTACAACGATAGCATCAAGACCTGCCTTAGCCATCTCCGTGCCTATGTAGCCGCCACAATAACTCTCGCCGAATAGGTTTGTAAGCGGTGACTTAAAGCACAACGCCATCCTGGCAGCGCTTGAAAGAGTGAGGCCCTCTATCGGCCCTACAGAGAAAACGAGGACGTTGTCTGGTGAGAGCGGGTCTATTCTAGGTTTTGTGTTGTCGAATAAGAGCTTCGCACCCAACCCCTTTCCGCCTATGAAATTTCTGTAGACATCTTTACCAGGGTCAAAATACTTCACGGAACCATCCGATAAGTTAACAAAACATACCCTATGCCAATATCCCGATTCTCTAACACTAGCTTTCATCGCGAATATCAGAAAAGTAGACGTTAAAAAAGTTTAATCTTCTCAATCAATGCTTAATACAGGGTCAGCATAACGATATAATACGAAGCTTAACCCTCTTAAACATACCTGACAAGCTTATTTATTTAAAAAAGTATTTTTTAAAAGGTGTGATCGTGAATTGTCATTAAAACCTACAAAGAAAGTGATGCTTCGTAGTCCATC includes:
- the tmk gene encoding dTMP kinase, whose amino-acid sequence is MNRGVLIAVEGIDGAGKTTQSKAVVKWLKKNGYAARYTSEPTSTGVGKLLSKLGSAASPALEALLFAADRVEHVRRVIEPGLKKGHVIVSDRYVHSSIAYQGAMLGDVDWVRIINKFAPKPDVAFLLDVEPRLALSRIKRPRSKFEKLELLEAVRKVYLDMVDAGELILVDGTKPPSQVTEELLARLRPFLPNPKGGNYEQHRRGL
- a CDS encoding dual specificity protein phosphatase family protein, coding for MSSIGEAYRRLRGLLLDRPYNFSWVDNMLAACGRPVSRSQVMWLYEQGIRALLSLTESPLPNEWLESTDIVYMHVPMEDHEPPSVEDLEKCVNFILSNIRAGRPTAVHCAAGLGRTGTVIAAYFVASERVYPNEAIEKIRKLRPGSVEPMQESSVYAFAEKVFSEL
- a CDS encoding UPF0147 family protein yields the protein MSESKQSWEAKRQQIVQILESIANDTGTPRNIRRAAKSASDALFDERFIPAVRAANAIEIIDEIISDPNMPPFTRTQLWMAMSLLETIRAAQQ
- the nikR gene encoding nickel-responsive transcriptional regulator NikR — its product is MSGGGVTRISISIPPDLLKELDDVLKKVGYDRSKAIQIAIRNFLTEYRWTHESGEVAGALILLYDHRSRGVEGSLTDIQHEYGNIITSTMHVHLDEDNCLEIVALKGSSKSIKELVERVIKEKGVKQLKLALVAT
- a CDS encoding DUF402 domain-containing protein, with protein sequence MVRGIYSTALLRLILKNGHEISSPTISQKERFGVWSTESPDVVISDTQDKHAVKILGKREHVEDFISMLKKEVPSAIFVGRAKQVENSQENILLIATFPLNAKFELDTLRSEVTYTVPWHHFCRAGSESLSLMVSLIEQLLEEGLLQPEKVYATFKEYVSKLTPRLGSVIRIVHSKLDGRNVVMGPAKVIWRRDGVVKVRRLILGGGVYDGLNVPKSPGDYAITELRKECMYTVTRYYSFSGNLKGEYYNVCTPVEMYDTYVRYVDLGIDVVRPFGKEPSIIDQDEPKEAYADGKLPEHIMKKALDVADELMKQLS
- a CDS encoding DEAD/DEAH box helicase, which produces MLITDLPIPDYLKSNLLKAGIRELYPPQAEAIKRNVLSGKNLILATPTASGKTLVAILAASIHLAKGGKVMYLTPLRALTSEKLHEFKTLLASGEGGRIKVAATSGDYDSEDRWLADYDVIICTNEKADSLLRHGAEWVRDVSLLIVDEVHVIGEPERGPTLEVVLTRLRDMSPRAQILSLSATIRNAEELADWLGSECVVSEWRPVPLREAVYFEGKLEFNDGDLKLKNYESDPTLNVAIWTVMEGGQALIFALSRRKAESLAEKAAAALSRHPECINYEEAEMLRRFAEDMMSEGDRSSFTERLVGLTVRGSAFHHAGLGYKHRQIIEEAFRSRCLKILCATPTLAAGVNLPARTVIIPELWRYEPTYGMQYISVMEYKQFSGRAGRPRYDDVGYAVSIARKEVEREMIFSRYIMGLPEKIYSRLSSERHIRMQTLALVATRAAESVKELLSFFEKTFFGYQYGVIGVKDKIIRAIDFLDKHNMVEVVEGVLSVTKLGKRVSELYIDPLTAVRLVEAMKAEVRKITTVTLLQMLCMTPDIPSIPMARVSLDKLANYYEKHKEELLIKPPDPEEEPEAYEAYLESLKNVMVLEGWVNEVSEGDMYENFGVEPGDLAALRERAEWVCYSAHQIANVIRATSFISPLRVMTERLRHGVREELIPLARLEGIGRVRARALYSKGFRSVEDLKRASVNDLMSVPGIGPQIARRIKEQLGEFP
- a CDS encoding aldehyde ferredoxin oxidoreductase family protein — translated: MKASVRESGYWHRVCFVNLSDGSVKYFDPGKDVYRNFIGGKGLGAKLLFDNTKPRIDPLSPDNVLVFSVGPIEGLTLSSAARMALCFKSPLTNLFGESYCGGYIGTEMAKAGLDAIVVKGASSKPAYLYVEDGEVQLRDASDLWGLNTLETEKALWKEHGDKVQTAVIGPAGENLVKFACIAHGVYQHSVKGLRGGFFGRTGGGAVMGSKRLKGIVIKGTLEVAPADEKAYEELRKEVSNKARNTLTTLAKYGTSGIMALTQGTGSLSTKYYQGGSFDGYEKVGPETMNSTIVKKHITCFACPVACGRHTVVDYEGKTIILEGPEYETLYALGPLCGVDDLAAIAAANELANLYGLDTITLGNVVGFAMYLTERGLLKENDIKLKFGDGSSLVRAVEAIAFKRGIGKILAEGVRSAAKALGVPEIAVHVKGLEFPGYDPRGLKGVALAYAVSQRGACHLRHVAYRPNLTGKHPFKPDVTVDRLSYSAHAEYVAEQEDFYAVIDSMIMCKFYSLPTIGPMLWDGVTAIYNMATGAGINAAELRRIGERINNLVRLYNIREGLTRKDDYLPERMYKEPLAFGASKGEVVDMEKFERMLDEFYGIRGWTKEGKPKPEKLAELGLVEYAKNIT
- a CDS encoding minichromosome maintenance protein MCM, with translation MPVEERLVELFKSEKYRALLARAALTSQRSIPVDFNDLIMFDEELSHRIVNEPLTYLPILSRAAYKQLQIESPEYASKITNFYARVHNLPVVTPIREIRSAHLRKLIMVDGIVVRATVVKPMLDVGVFQCRYCGEKYRVPQNNAPRLKQPERCASPQCRGKRPAFELVQEDSEFVDYQVIGVQEKPEDLPPGQLPRVIEVRLRDDLVDRARPGDRVLITSILLSAQERTGEAPLRTFKSYLDAVWVETVSKEPESLQITPEEEELFKQMAQDPLIYNKITDSLAPSIYGLEHVKEATMLLLFGGRTKVFPDGVKVRGDVNILLVGDPGTAKSALLQYVANIAPRGLYTSGRGTTAAGLTAAVIREQGGGMVLEAGATVLADMGVCCIDEIDKMKPEDRVALHEVMAQQTVSIAKGGIVATLNARTSILAAANPALGRYDPYMSFTDNVNLPVTLLSRFDLIFVLRDEPNVEQDRKVSSHILALHSTGSPTVAPPIKPEILKKYIAYAKRVNPELTPGALKILEDFYLQMRSVYEKTSTVTITARQLESLIRLAEARARVALRDKVTEEDAGAVVLLMKRSLQEVGIDVKTGKPDIDVIMTGKPKSVRDKLAVVLNTIKEFEERKGVAEEEELKAALVENGLSEPEINRILSWLITEGKVYTPKPGCYKVA
- a CDS encoding winged helix-turn-helix domain-containing protein encodes the protein MSNLFSEEQVERVSRLFEALGNKTRIKILLMVAESKRPLHIKAVAKSLKMDYAATYRHVKALEEAGLVEIYEVGRSRVLSLKNQEWLMDLLLKTIESIRSNNFS